One window of the Crateriforma spongiae genome contains the following:
- a CDS encoding sulfatase-like hydrolase/transferase has protein sequence MSQNRIRSRIVCIVLGIAMQVILDGPTPSTAADKTTDIDPTSDRPNLIFVLADDLGYGDLGCYGRKDIRTPRLDQMAADGVRFTAHYANGAECSPTRAAFLTGRYQQWIGGLECAIGTGNVGRYDDAIRLRETHDLGLPVSVPTLPAQLKSAGYETAIFGKWHLGYEPKFAPHLHGFDHTYYCIGGEMDYFHYTDNVAGYNLFRDGKPIRDEGYFTDLITDEAVKFINGKHERPYFLYLPYTCPHSPFQGPDDRRTHPLPLDSPLWKQGSAPPDVYRAMIQRMDQQIGRVLDTVNANTLVIFASDNGGTKSARNDPYRGIKGSTFEGGIRVPAIAYWPGKIAAGTVCDVPTLTFDWTRTLADLANASFPGPHRLEGVNVLDILDGEHPDRVLYWRKPRGESIWKGVRDGDWKYVVDRRGEREKVYLFNLAVDESESHNLIEQYPDTAKRLRAMYDSWESTTRRDRRGRPQWTSPSD, from the coding sequence ATGTCCCAAAATCGAATTCGTTCCAGGATCGTCTGCATTGTGTTGGGCATTGCAATGCAGGTGATCCTGGATGGCCCCACACCGTCGACCGCCGCTGACAAAACCACGGACATCGACCCCACGTCGGATCGACCGAATTTGATTTTTGTTTTGGCCGATGATTTGGGCTACGGCGATCTTGGATGCTATGGTCGCAAAGACATCCGAACCCCTCGGCTTGACCAGATGGCCGCCGATGGGGTTCGATTCACCGCCCACTACGCCAACGGTGCGGAATGCTCGCCAACCCGCGCGGCATTCTTGACCGGTCGCTATCAACAATGGATCGGCGGACTGGAATGCGCCATCGGCACGGGAAATGTCGGCCGCTATGACGACGCCATTCGTCTGCGCGAAACCCATGATCTGGGACTTCCCGTTTCAGTCCCCACCTTGCCGGCCCAATTGAAATCCGCCGGATACGAAACGGCGATTTTCGGAAAATGGCATCTGGGTTATGAACCAAAGTTCGCGCCCCACCTGCACGGCTTTGACCACACGTATTATTGCATCGGTGGTGAAATGGACTATTTCCATTACACCGACAACGTGGCCGGATACAACCTTTTTCGTGATGGCAAACCGATCCGTGACGAGGGATATTTCACAGACTTAATCACCGACGAAGCGGTCAAGTTCATCAATGGCAAACACGAACGTCCCTATTTTTTGTATCTGCCGTACACCTGCCCGCATTCACCATTCCAAGGTCCGGATGACCGACGAACGCACCCTCTGCCCTTGGATTCGCCGCTATGGAAACAGGGCAGCGCACCGCCCGATGTTTATCGTGCGATGATCCAGCGGATGGACCAACAAATCGGTCGTGTCCTCGATACCGTCAACGCAAATACGCTGGTCATCTTTGCCAGCGACAATGGCGGCACCAAGAGCGCCAGAAACGATCCGTATCGGGGGATTAAGGGCAGCACGTTTGAAGGCGGCATCCGCGTTCCGGCGATCGCGTATTGGCCCGGCAAGATTGCTGCGGGCACGGTTTGCGACGTTCCGACGCTGACGTTTGATTGGACACGCACGCTTGCCGATCTCGCGAACGCCAGCTTTCCCGGACCTCACCGACTCGAAGGCGTCAATGTCTTGGACATCCTCGACGGCGAACATCCCGATCGCGTTTTGTACTGGCGGAAACCACGCGGCGAATCGATTTGGAAAGGCGTTCGTGATGGCGACTGGAAATACGTCGTTGATCGCCGTGGCGAACGCGAAAAGGTCTATTTGTTTAACTTGGCCGTCGACGAATCGGAAAGCCACAACTTGATCGAACAGTATCCCGACACGGCAAAACGACTGCGTGCGATGTACGATTCCTGGGAATCCACCACGCGTCGCGATCGCCGTGGGCGCCCCCAATGGACCAGTCCGTCCGACTGA
- a CDS encoding aldehyde dehydrogenase (NADP(+)) translates to MSTAAPAVAQILINGTWKDADTQSTFQATDPNQNQPLDATFPVSSWSDCDAALDAAADAASQMRQLPASKIAEFLRAYADEIESAKDDLVNAAFAETGLAKSPRLADVELPRTTNQLRLAADACESGDWAMATIDTATGIRSCFEPIGPVAVFGPNNFPFAFGSVSGGDFAAAIAAGNPVIGKANSSHPETTRLFAVAAAKAIQKTGMPAATVQLIYRTSHADGERLVADPRLAATGYTGSRSAGLKLKAAADAAGKPIYLELSSVNPVVITPNALAERGDAIVDEFVTSVLMGTGQFCTNPGMVMLVRGEPSDQFIDAVRQKFESTAAGTLLSPAVAKSLSSSVQTLVDYGAKLITGGGDVESDRCAMANTLMTVDGKSFLGNPDGFQTEAFGNASLMVVCDDLEQLCQAIGHLEGNLTGCVYSATDGGDEDVYQKIEFELKPKVGRLLNDKMPTGVAVSPAMNHGGPYPSTGHPGFTAVGIPASMIRFGKLTSFDNIRAERLPALLANANPTGKTWRRIDGTWSTGDVG, encoded by the coding sequence ATGTCCACCGCTGCACCTGCCGTCGCACAAATTTTGATCAACGGAACTTGGAAAGACGCCGACACCCAATCGACCTTCCAAGCAACCGATCCGAACCAAAATCAACCACTCGATGCAACGTTTCCCGTCAGCAGTTGGTCCGATTGTGATGCGGCCCTGGACGCGGCGGCCGATGCGGCGAGTCAAATGCGTCAACTGCCGGCGTCGAAGATCGCCGAGTTTCTTCGCGCGTACGCCGACGAAATCGAATCAGCAAAAGATGATTTGGTGAACGCCGCCTTTGCCGAAACCGGACTGGCGAAATCGCCTCGCTTGGCCGACGTCGAACTGCCTCGCACCACCAACCAACTACGGCTTGCCGCCGACGCTTGTGAAAGTGGTGACTGGGCCATGGCGACGATCGATACGGCCACGGGCATCCGCAGTTGCTTTGAACCAATCGGTCCGGTCGCGGTGTTCGGTCCGAACAATTTCCCGTTTGCTTTCGGCAGCGTTTCCGGTGGCGATTTTGCCGCCGCCATCGCCGCAGGTAATCCGGTTATCGGCAAAGCCAACAGTTCGCATCCCGAAACCACGCGTCTGTTCGCCGTCGCTGCCGCCAAAGCGATCCAGAAAACGGGCATGCCCGCCGCCACGGTGCAATTGATCTATCGCACCAGCCACGCCGACGGCGAACGCTTGGTCGCCGACCCACGTTTGGCCGCCACCGGCTACACCGGCAGCCGTTCGGCCGGATTGAAATTGAAAGCGGCCGCCGACGCCGCGGGCAAACCAATCTATTTGGAACTGTCCAGCGTCAATCCGGTGGTCATCACCCCCAATGCGTTGGCCGAACGCGGGGATGCGATCGTTGATGAATTTGTCACCAGCGTGTTGATGGGAACCGGCCAGTTTTGCACCAATCCCGGCATGGTGATGCTGGTCCGCGGCGAACCCAGCGACCAGTTCATCGATGCGGTACGACAAAAGTTTGAATCCACCGCCGCGGGAACATTGTTGTCACCCGCGGTCGCCAAAAGCCTGTCGTCCAGCGTCCAGACTTTGGTCGACTATGGCGCCAAATTGATCACCGGTGGCGGCGACGTCGAATCGGATCGTTGCGCGATGGCCAACACATTGATGACGGTCGACGGCAAATCATTCCTGGGAAATCCCGATGGCTTTCAAACCGAAGCGTTCGGCAACGCTTCGCTGATGGTCGTTTGCGACGACTTGGAACAACTGTGCCAAGCCATTGGTCATTTGGAAGGCAACCTGACCGGCTGCGTTTATTCGGCGACCGACGGCGGCGATGAAGACGTGTACCAGAAAATCGAATTCGAATTGAAACCCAAAGTCGGCCGCTTGCTGAACGACAAAATGCCCACCGGTGTTGCCGTCAGCCCCGCAATGAACCACGGGGGCCCCTATCCGTCGACCGGTCACCCTGGATTCACCGCCGTCGGAATCCCGGCGTCGATGATCCGTTTCGGTAAACTGACTTCGTTCGACAACATTCGCGCCGAACGATTGCCCGCATTGCTGGCGAACGCCAACCCGACCGGCAAGACATGGCGCCGCATCGATGGCACTTGGTCCACCGGCGACGTCGGCTGA
- a CDS encoding ParA family protein: MPTLLMINLKGGVGKTASTVAIAETFAEVGYKTLVIDADHQSMAGELLLGQSRMLSCEKAHRTLHDVFLAMSDVDFDVHSVANYIIPSSSSVAASRPNLFVLPCSFRIDDFYSNVFRSKRCCRTFVTERELGHHLKKQMPKVKKILESIFDLIIVDCPPSIAMQVKMFLRIADGCIIPSIPDQLSVRGSFNLVQRLKRHKTNCLGTLWTLYRQQTVLHREMVLEPFEGLPEPFGSIIPNASQLAGAVDPRLVDQPVASCETKYGKEFSLRYAQLCNEILQRMKKANIPVPQLAQAA; encoded by the coding sequence ATGCCCACCCTATTGATGATCAACTTGAAAGGCGGCGTCGGCAAGACTGCGTCGACCGTCGCAATCGCCGAAACGTTCGCAGAAGTCGGTTATAAGACGCTGGTGATTGACGCCGACCACCAAAGCATGGCCGGCGAATTGTTGCTGGGTCAAAGCCGGATGCTCAGCTGCGAAAAGGCTCACCGGACGTTGCATGATGTTTTTCTTGCGATGTCGGATGTTGATTTTGACGTGCATTCGGTCGCGAACTACATCATCCCCAGCTCGTCCAGTGTTGCAGCGTCACGCCCCAATCTATTTGTACTGCCGTGTTCGTTTCGCATTGATGATTTTTACAGCAACGTGTTTCGATCCAAGCGGTGCTGCCGCACGTTCGTGACCGAGCGTGAATTGGGTCATCATTTGAAGAAGCAGATGCCCAAGGTCAAAAAGATTTTGGAAAGCATTTTTGATCTGATCATTGTCGATTGCCCGCCCAGCATCGCGATGCAAGTCAAGATGTTCCTGCGCATCGCCGACGGTTGCATCATCCCCAGCATTCCTGACCAGCTTTCGGTTCGTGGTTCCTTCAACTTGGTCCAGCGCCTGAAACGTCACAAGACGAATTGCCTGGGCACCCTTTGGACGCTGTATCGTCAACAAACCGTCCTGCATCGCGAAATGGTCTTGGAACCATTCGAAGGATTGCCTGAACCCTTTGGAAGCATCATCCCGAATGCCAGCCAGCTTGCCGGTGCGGTTGATCCACGGTTGGTCGACCAACCAGTGGCAAGCTGTGAAACCAAGTACGGAAAAGAATTCTCGCTGCGTTACGCACAGCTGTGCAACGAGATTCTGCAGCGGATGAAGAAGGCCAACATTCCGGTCCCGCAATTGGCCCAAGCAGCCTGA
- a CDS encoding sigma-54-dependent transcriptional regulator, which translates to MDEEFQVLIVDDEPNIRSGLARGLEKEATHIETAGTVNEALDKFDAGDFQLVIADIRLPGDRDGLELISLVQQRKPGTTAIVITAHGTVETAVDAMRRGAFDFITKPVDLNLIRQQIAKAREHHRLQSENRELRDRLAEAGEVSGIVGNCRALQDVLTQIRQVADTDATVLIRGESGTGKELIARAVHDLSNRAGGRFIAVNLGALPETLLESELFGHEQGSFTGASRQKPGCFEQANGGTLFLDEITEIPSKSQVDLLRVLETGHFVRVGGEEVLESDARILSATNRDIQQMVDDGEFREDLFYRLNIVPIEVPPLRQRREDIPLLVDHFLEHFCIRHHRPAKTIHDAAMTQLVGSSWPGNVRQLRNVIERLVVTVGDDTIETRHLPSDLQGSSTSGPSQEATLAEVTEAAEKSAIQSALSANDFHRERTAKSLGVSVRTLHYKMNRYGLH; encoded by the coding sequence ATGGACGAGGAGTTTCAGGTATTGATTGTCGACGACGAACCGAACATCCGATCGGGCTTGGCGCGAGGATTGGAAAAGGAAGCCACCCATATCGAAACCGCGGGGACGGTCAACGAGGCGCTGGATAAGTTCGATGCCGGCGATTTCCAACTGGTCATTGCCGATATCCGACTGCCGGGCGATCGTGACGGGCTGGAACTGATCTCGTTGGTCCAGCAACGAAAGCCTGGCACGACGGCCATCGTGATCACCGCCCATGGAACGGTGGAAACTGCGGTCGATGCGATGCGGCGTGGGGCATTCGATTTCATTACCAAGCCGGTCGATCTGAACCTGATCCGCCAACAGATCGCCAAGGCACGCGAACACCACCGGTTGCAATCCGAGAACCGGGAATTGCGCGACCGATTGGCCGAGGCGGGTGAGGTGTCGGGGATCGTAGGAAACTGTCGAGCTCTGCAAGACGTGCTGACACAGATTCGGCAGGTGGCCGACACCGATGCAACCGTCTTGATTCGTGGTGAAAGCGGCACCGGTAAGGAGTTGATCGCTCGGGCCGTTCACGATCTTAGCAACCGGGCCGGCGGACGATTCATTGCCGTCAACTTGGGGGCTTTGCCAGAGACATTATTGGAAAGCGAATTGTTCGGGCATGAACAGGGATCCTTCACAGGCGCGTCGCGTCAGAAACCCGGGTGTTTCGAACAGGCCAACGGTGGCACGTTGTTCCTAGATGAAATCACCGAGATCCCGTCGAAAAGCCAAGTCGATTTGTTGCGTGTTCTGGAAACCGGACACTTTGTACGCGTCGGTGGCGAAGAAGTGTTGGAATCGGATGCTCGGATCCTTTCAGCAACCAATCGTGATATTCAACAGATGGTCGATGATGGCGAATTTCGTGAAGACTTGTTTTATCGTCTGAACATTGTTCCGATCGAAGTCCCGCCGCTACGTCAGCGTCGTGAGGACATTCCCTTGTTGGTCGACCACTTCCTGGAACACTTTTGCATCCGCCATCATCGTCCCGCCAAAACGATTCACGATGCGGCAATGACGCAACTGGTCGGATCCAGTTGGCCGGGCAATGTTCGGCAGCTGCGTAATGTGATCGAACGATTGGTTGTGACCGTCGGCGATGACACGATCGAAACTCGTCATCTGCCGTCGGATCTGCAAGGATCGTCGACATCGGGACCATCCCAAGAGGCCACGTTGGCCGAAGTGACCGAGGCGGCTGAGAAATCGGCGATCCAATCCGCGCTTTCGGCAAATGATTTTCATCGCGAAAGAACGGCAAAGTCGCTTGGGGTCAGCGTGCGAACGCTTCACTACAAGATGAACCGCTACGGGCTGCACTGA
- a CDS encoding PVC-type heme-binding CxxCH protein: MMTFASRAPMCAAAALLSTLCFASVHAADAQDDGKPDILMIAGSRSHGYGAHEHYAGLKILEEAIVASTDRVNVRVVRGWPEDKALVDDAESIVIYCDGGGRHLALAHRDALAEKMAAGCGFVCLHYAVEVPPSAQDDWLAWLGGNFELNYSVNPHWHADFADLPDHPVTAGVKPFGNEDEWYFHLRFTDHPGLQPILSAVAPPETMRRKDGAHSGNPHVRKSVARGDSQTVAWAFDRPDGGRSFGFTGGHFHWNWGHAPVRRLVTNAIRWTAGESLNADGSQLQSVKFDDLLENQDYDPPKNFNKDDVFEKFELQNISSVTPKHAVTGASTLVRTEDPRHPENAIAGIDVAPGLQATLVASEPALRSLTNLDIDDRGRIWVCDVMNYRRRQGARPEGDRILILEDTDGDGVADDVKTFYQGRDIDSAMGICVLGNEIIVSASPSILKFTDTDGDDVPDKKEVIYTDVGQPQHDHSAHSFLFGDDGKLYWNFGNTGMQVKDAKGQTVVDIHGRPVVDNGQPFYGGMPFRTDLNGSNFEVLAHNFRNNWETTVDSFGTLWQSDNDDDGNRGTRINFVMQHGNYGYRDELTGASWKAQRITMDDEIPLRHWHLNDPGVVPNVLQTGAGSPSGICMYEGQLLPKRFWNQVIHCDPGPNVVRAYPMKSDGAGYTADIDPILTGTRDQWFRPADVCVAPDGSLFVTDWYDPGVGGHRQEDSDRGRLFRVAPPGSKYQIPTFDYSTVDGAIAAMKNPARSVRFKAWQALHAMGTDAEAALLDVYRHDPNPRYRARALWLLGKTHGRGPHYVDEASKDADPNIRIVAIRLAQQLGMSTAQTLGRLAEDPDPQVRRELAVSLRFDDTDAMPGVFATLAAGYDGQDRWMLEALGIASDLRAPDCFAAWMQHVDGHWDSPSGRELVWRLRAPESADLIVDLLSKADLSESDERRYFRALEYHADDVRAASLSRLVNHLIDSDLDSTIADRRIVRSVQRISDYDTAHASPNIAAAIDRHVQSQRGTANYLTLIKRFQPQKLESAFESLMLSDGNSSAAVEALSTVLQEQSGVDRINRWMRDADTEKAKRTIQLVGMLGNPRAMAMLSSLVANANQPFATRSAAIASMAGNNIGQKKLLELATGGKLPADTRLLVGGRLASVSNADIRSQAAKILPLPQQADHEPLAPLDQLAKMNGDVEQGRKLFRGVATCSNCHLVDGFGKTVGPDLSEIGSKLSREAMFTSILDPSAGISHNYENYVALLDSGQIITGVMVSETDDSVTLRTAEAIDREIDKDELEEIVKSEKSIMPENLHHTTDQQGLVDLVEYLMTLTKKE; the protein is encoded by the coding sequence ATGATGACCTTTGCTTCCCGCGCACCGATGTGCGCCGCCGCTGCGCTATTGTCGACCCTTTGCTTCGCGTCGGTTCACGCCGCTGATGCCCAAGACGACGGCAAACCCGACATCTTGATGATCGCCGGATCGCGCAGCCACGGCTATGGTGCCCACGAGCACTATGCGGGGCTAAAGATTCTGGAAGAAGCCATCGTCGCGTCGACCGATCGTGTCAACGTTCGTGTCGTTCGGGGTTGGCCAGAAGACAAAGCGTTGGTGGACGACGCCGAATCGATCGTCATCTACTGCGACGGAGGTGGCCGCCATTTGGCCCTTGCGCACCGCGATGCATTGGCCGAAAAGATGGCGGCGGGATGCGGTTTCGTGTGTCTGCATTACGCCGTGGAAGTTCCGCCGTCGGCCCAAGACGATTGGCTGGCGTGGCTGGGCGGTAATTTCGAATTGAATTACAGCGTCAATCCACACTGGCACGCCGATTTCGCGGACCTGCCCGATCACCCCGTCACCGCCGGCGTGAAACCATTCGGCAATGAAGACGAATGGTATTTCCACCTACGTTTCACCGATCACCCTGGGCTGCAACCGATCCTGTCGGCGGTGGCGCCGCCGGAAACGATGCGTCGCAAAGATGGTGCCCACAGCGGAAATCCGCACGTTCGCAAGAGCGTCGCCCGTGGCGATTCACAAACGGTCGCTTGGGCATTCGATCGTCCCGACGGCGGACGTTCATTTGGTTTCACCGGTGGACATTTCCATTGGAACTGGGGACATGCTCCGGTGCGTCGCTTGGTTACCAACGCGATCCGCTGGACGGCCGGTGAATCCCTGAACGCTGATGGATCACAATTGCAATCGGTCAAGTTTGACGACTTGCTGGAGAACCAGGACTACGATCCGCCAAAGAACTTCAACAAGGATGACGTGTTCGAAAAATTCGAACTTCAAAACATCTCATCGGTCACCCCGAAGCACGCCGTCACTGGTGCCAGCACGCTGGTCCGAACCGAAGACCCGCGTCACCCCGAAAACGCCATCGCGGGGATCGATGTCGCACCGGGGCTCCAGGCAACCCTGGTCGCGTCCGAACCCGCCCTACGCAGCCTGACCAATCTGGACATCGACGACCGTGGTCGCATCTGGGTTTGCGACGTCATGAATTATCGCCGACGCCAGGGTGCACGCCCCGAGGGCGACCGCATCCTGATTTTGGAAGACACCGACGGGGATGGCGTCGCCGATGATGTCAAAACGTTTTACCAGGGTCGTGATATTGATTCGGCGATGGGCATTTGCGTGCTGGGGAATGAAATCATCGTCTCGGCTTCGCCGTCGATTCTGAAATTCACCGACACCGATGGCGACGACGTGCCGGACAAGAAAGAAGTCATCTATACCGACGTCGGCCAGCCTCAACACGACCATTCGGCGCACTCGTTTCTATTCGGTGACGATGGCAAGCTGTACTGGAACTTTGGCAACACCGGCATGCAGGTGAAAGACGCCAAGGGGCAAACGGTCGTCGACATTCATGGGCGTCCCGTGGTGGACAACGGCCAGCCGTTTTATGGCGGAATGCCGTTTCGCACCGATTTAAACGGGTCAAACTTCGAAGTCTTGGCACACAACTTTCGCAACAACTGGGAAACGACCGTTGACTCGTTCGGCACGCTTTGGCAAAGCGACAACGATGACGACGGCAACCGTGGGACGCGCATCAATTTTGTGATGCAACACGGCAACTATGGCTATCGCGACGAATTGACTGGTGCCTCTTGGAAAGCCCAGCGGATCACGATGGACGATGAAATCCCGCTTCGGCATTGGCACTTGAACGATCCGGGCGTGGTTCCCAACGTTTTGCAAACCGGTGCGGGTTCGCCCAGCGGAATTTGTATGTACGAAGGCCAGTTGTTGCCCAAACGGTTTTGGAATCAAGTCATTCACTGTGATCCCGGCCCCAACGTCGTTCGCGCGTATCCGATGAAATCCGATGGGGCTGGGTACACCGCCGATATCGATCCGATCCTGACGGGAACTCGCGATCAATGGTTCCGTCCGGCGGATGTTTGCGTGGCGCCCGACGGATCGTTGTTTGTCACCGACTGGTACGACCCCGGTGTTGGTGGACATCGCCAAGAAGACAGCGATCGCGGCCGCTTGTTCCGCGTCGCACCACCGGGATCGAAGTACCAGATACCGACGTTTGACTATTCCACGGTGGACGGTGCCATCGCCGCGATGAAGAATCCGGCCCGTTCGGTCCGCTTCAAGGCTTGGCAAGCGTTGCACGCGATGGGGACCGATGCCGAAGCCGCTTTGCTGGATGTGTATCGTCACGATCCCAATCCGCGGTACCGTGCTCGCGCACTTTGGTTGTTGGGAAAAACCCATGGTCGTGGCCCACACTATGTGGACGAAGCATCCAAGGATGCCGACCCCAACATCCGCATCGTTGCAATCCGACTGGCCCAGCAACTGGGGATGTCGACCGCCCAAACACTCGGTCGGCTTGCAGAAGACCCCGATCCGCAAGTCCGACGTGAACTTGCGGTATCGTTGCGTTTCGATGACACCGATGCGATGCCCGGCGTTTTTGCAACCTTGGCCGCAGGGTATGACGGTCAAGATCGCTGGATGCTGGAAGCCTTGGGCATCGCCAGCGATTTGCGAGCCCCCGATTGTTTCGCCGCGTGGATGCAACACGTCGATGGACACTGGGATTCCCCCTCGGGGCGCGAACTGGTCTGGCGCCTGCGGGCCCCCGAATCGGCCGATCTGATTGTCGACCTTTTGTCAAAGGCGGATCTGTCTGAATCGGACGAGCGACGGTACTTTCGCGCGTTGGAATATCACGCCGATGATGTCCGCGCCGCGTCGCTGTCACGTCTGGTCAACCATCTGATCGACAGTGATTTGGACAGCACTATCGCGGACCGTCGTATCGTTCGTTCGGTACAGCGCATCAGCGACTACGACACGGCACACGCATCACCGAACATCGCCGCGGCCATCGATCGACATGTCCAATCCCAACGTGGCACGGCCAACTACCTGACGCTGATCAAGCGTTTCCAACCTCAGAAACTGGAATCCGCCTTTGAATCGTTGATGCTTTCCGATGGCAACTCTTCTGCCGCCGTTGAAGCCCTTTCGACCGTGTTGCAAGAACAATCCGGCGTCGACCGCATCAATCGTTGGATGCGTGACGCGGATACCGAGAAGGCGAAACGAACAATTCAGCTGGTCGGCATGCTGGGAAATCCGCGTGCGATGGCGATGCTGTCGTCATTGGTCGCCAACGCCAACCAACCCTTCGCGACTCGCTCGGCTGCGATCGCATCCATGGCGGGCAACAACATCGGCCAAAAGAAACTGTTGGAATTGGCGACAGGTGGAAAACTGCCCGCCGACACTCGCTTGCTGGTCGGTGGACGCTTGGCATCCGTTTCCAATGCAGACATTCGCAGCCAAGCGGCCAAGATCTTGCCGCTGCCCCAACAGGCCGATCATGAACCGCTGGCTCCGCTGGACCAACTGGCCAAGATGAACGGCGACGTCGAACAGGGACGCAAACTATTTCGGGGCGTAGCGACGTGCAGCAATTGTCACCTGGTTGACGGTTTCGGCAAAACCGTGGGCCCGGACCTTTCGGAAATCGGCAGCAAGCTGTCCCGCGAAGCCATGTTTACATCCATCTTGGATCCCAGCGCGGGCATCAGCCACAACTATGAAAACTATGTCGCGCTTCTGGATTCCGGCCAAATCATCACCGGCGTGATGGTCAGCGAAACCGACGATTCGGTCACGCTGCGAACCGCCGAAGCAATCGATCGCGAAATTGATAAGGACGAACTGGAAGAAATCGTCAAAAGCGAAAAATCCATCATGCCGGAAAATCTGCACCACACGACCGACCAACAGGGATTGGTCGACTTGGTGGAATATCTGATGACGCTGACCAAAAAAGAATAG
- a CDS encoding two-component system sensor histidine kinase NtrB — protein MFRARSEENEKTYRLAVIGLLLGSAAALAITIWVMVDFLREQQIVEDLIGQLPRDGRESAQVLAGELRWQFRLTILVVLNLVVTGIAVVLLSRAYRSSLRSLRDLKALAGDILSSIDQAVITTDRDGRVTSMNRRGLELLDPPSEPVGRSLHDLAPWVPLDEFRQGQKDREGGKQSDDFETMIRDSDLVLQGFCQTLCDIDDQEIGYVIQLRDVTDRIMIEERVRRMERYMGLGSLAAGLHHEIKNPLAALSLHVQLLEEQLDGKDETDDVRQMLRVIRSEVVRIGGVLEVFRDFASIDRLNLQPVNLDHLIHRQVDLIRPTAKKQSVAVQVRCPRDVLPEVMADPVRLEQVLLNLLVNALEAMAGGGSLCVEAEVIEETVKISVVDSGSGIPAELSDKIFDAYFTTKGSGNGLGLAFCDKIIRQHEGSLHFHSGTGGTTFEITLPIGSEFETSE, from the coding sequence ATGTTTCGCGCACGATCCGAAGAGAACGAGAAAACGTACCGGCTGGCCGTGATTGGTCTGCTGCTGGGCAGTGCCGCTGCGCTGGCGATCACCATTTGGGTGATGGTGGACTTTCTGCGTGAACAGCAAATTGTCGAAGACTTGATCGGCCAATTGCCACGCGACGGCCGCGAATCGGCGCAAGTTTTGGCCGGGGAACTACGCTGGCAATTTCGATTGACCATCTTGGTCGTGTTGAACCTTGTCGTGACCGGGATCGCCGTGGTGTTGCTGTCACGGGCGTATCGTTCGTCGCTGCGAAGTCTGCGTGACCTTAAAGCGCTGGCCGGCGACATTCTAAGCAGCATTGATCAGGCGGTGATCACGACGGACCGTGACGGCCGAGTCACCAGTATGAATCGTCGTGGATTGGAATTGCTGGACCCTCCCAGTGAACCGGTCGGACGGTCCTTGCATGACTTGGCGCCATGGGTACCGTTGGACGAGTTTCGACAAGGACAAAAGGACCGAGAAGGCGGCAAACAGTCGGACGATTTTGAAACGATGATCCGTGATAGCGATTTGGTGCTTCAGGGGTTCTGTCAAACATTGTGCGATATCGATGATCAAGAAATCGGTTATGTGATCCAGTTGCGCGACGTGACCGATCGCATCATGATCGAGGAACGGGTGCGACGAATGGAAAGATACATGGGGTTGGGCTCACTGGCCGCTGGCTTGCATCACGAGATCAAAAATCCATTGGCGGCGTTATCGTTGCATGTCCAACTGTTGGAAGAACAATTGGATGGGAAAGACGAAACGGATGATGTGCGGCAAATGCTGCGTGTAATCCGCAGCGAAGTGGTTCGCATCGGTGGTGTGTTGGAAGTATTTCGCGATTTCGCATCCATCGACCGGTTGAATCTACAACCGGTGAATCTGGACCACTTGATCCACCGCCAAGTCGACTTGATTCGTCCGACGGCCAAAAAACAAAGTGTGGCCGTGCAGGTGCGATGTCCACGGGACGTTTTGCCCGAAGTGATGGCGGACCCGGTCCGTTTGGAACAAGTGCTGCTGAACTTGTTGGTGAACGCGTTGGAAGCAATGGCCGGTGGTGGCAGTCTTTGTGTCGAAGCCGAAGTGATCGAAGAGACGGTCAAAATCAGTGTGGTCGACTCGGGATCGGGCATTCCTGCCGAACTAAGCGACAAGATTTTCGATGCGTACTTCACAACCAAGGGCTCGGGCAACGGTTTGGGCTTGGCGTTTTGCGACAAGATCATTCGACAGCATGAAGGCAGCCTGCATTTCCATTCCGGCACAGGGGGAACCACCTTTGAAATCACATTGCCGATCGGTTCTGAATTCGAAACCAGTGAGTGA